Proteins encoded within one genomic window of Triticum aestivum cultivar Chinese Spring chromosome 2D, IWGSC CS RefSeq v2.1, whole genome shotgun sequence:
- the LOC123048325 gene encoding indole-2-monooxygenase-like yields MSQVQHSLHELLLLLQARSPSPQAALVVSLLLFCPLLVLLVARRFGTPSTATVTARAREDQLSKLPSPPSRLPIIGHLHLVGPLPHVSLRDLAAEHGRDGLMLLRLGAVPTLIVSSPSAAQAVLRTHDHVFASRAYSPVTDILFYGSTDVAFCPYGEHWRQVKKIATTHLLTNKKVRSYRHARENEVRLVVAKIREAAAAGTAMDLSDLLNAFTNDVVCHAVSGKLFRKQGHNKLFRELVEANSSLIGGFNLEDYFPVLVKLDFIKRMVCAKAQKVNKMWDQLLNSLIDQHASRPASEQGGEDSDFIDVLLSIQQEYNLTRDHIKAQLEIMFEAGTDTSFIVLEYAMVRLMQKPHLMNKLKTEVRSTMSKGKEMITEDDLSSLAYLKAVIKETLRLHMPAPLLVPHLSMADCKINGYTIPSGTRAIVNSWALARDPSSWESAEEFMPERFMEGGSAATMDYKGNDFPYLPFGTGRRICPGINFAIVTIEVMLANLMYHFDWKLPSESMEAGISMTESFGVTVHRKEKLLLVPVAPED; encoded by the exons ATGTCGCAAGTGCAGCATAGCCTccacgagctgctgctgctgctgcaggcgAGGTCGCCGTCCCCACAGGCAGCCCTAGTGGTCTCTCTCCTGCTCTTCTGTCCACTTCTCGTACTCCTCGTGGCACGTCGCTTCGGGACGCCGTCGACGGCCACCGTCACCGCGAGAGCCAGGGAAGATCAGCTCAGCAAGTTGCCTTCTCCTCCCAGCAGGCTCCCCATCATCGGCCACCTGCACCTCGTCGGGCCCCTCCCGCACGTCTCcctccgcgacctcgccgccgAGCACGGCCGCGATGGACTCATGCTCCTCCGCCTCGGAGCCGTCCCGACGCTCATCGTGTCGTCGCCGAGCGCAGCGCAGGCTGTGCTGCGCACCCACGACCACGTCTTCGCGTCCCGGGCCTACTCCCCCGTCACCGACATCCTCTTCTACGGCTCCACGGACGTCGCCTTCTGCCCCTACGGCGAGCACTGGCGGCAGGTCAAGAAGATCGCTACTACGCACCTCCTCACCAACAAGAAGGTCCGCTCCTACCGCCATGCGCGCGAGAACGAG GTGAGGTTGGTGGTAGCCAAGATCCGGGAGGCCGCCGCAGCAGGCACCGCCATGGACCTGAGTGACCTGCTCAACGCCTTCACCAACGACGTCGTGTGCCACGCCGTGTCCGGGAAGCTTTTCAGGAAACAAGGCCACAACAAGCTCTTCCGGGAGCTCGTCGAGGCCAACTCGTCGCTCATCGGCGGTTTCAACCTGGAGGACTACTTCCCGGTGCTGGTGAAGCTGGACTTCATCAAGAGGATGGTTTGCGCCAAGGCCCAGAAGGTGAACAAGATGTGGGACCAACTGCTCAATAGCCTCATCGATCAGCATGCAAGCAGGCCCGCGTCAGAACAGGGCGGCGAAGACAGCGACTTCATCGACGTGTTGCTTTCCATTCAACAAGAGTACAATCTTACGAGAGACCATATTAAGGCTCAGTTGGAG ATCATGTTTGAAGCTGGCACTGATACATCATTCATAGTGTTGGAATATGCCATGGTTCGGCTCATGCAAAAACCCCACCTCATGAATAAGCTGAAAACCGAGGTGAGGAGCACTATGTCCAAGGGGAAAGAAATGATCACCGAAGACGATCTGAGCAGTTTGGCCTACCTAAAGGCAGTCATCAAAGAGACACTCCGGCTCCATATGCCCGCACCACTCCTCGTGCCTCACCTCTCCATGGCTGACTGCAAAATTAACGGCTACACGATACCATCAGGAACGCGCGCCATCGTCAACAGCTGGGCTCTTGCAAGGGATCCTAGCAGCTGGGAGAGCGCAGAAGAGTTCATGCCTGAGCGGTTCATGGAAGGTGGCAGCGCTGCAACTATGGACTACAAGGGAAACGATTTCCCCTACTTGCCTTTTGGGACTGGGCGGAGGATATGCCCAGGTATCAACTTTGCAATTGTGACCATTGAAGTCATGCTAGCAAATCTCATGTACCACTTCGACTGGAAGCTACCATCAGAATCAATGGAAGCTGGCATCAGTATGACTGAATCATTTGGGGTAACAGTCCACCGAAAGGAGAAGCTCCTACTTGTCCCTGTAGCGCCAGAAGATTAG
- the LOC123055517 gene encoding protein NRT1/ PTR FAMILY 2.11-like, with product MPYVIGNETFEKLGTLGTLWNLLVYLTTVYHIKSVNAATILNFFSGTSNLATILGAFISDTYLGRYTTLAAATIASFIGMVLLTLTAALHSLHPPACTSEGQCEGPTPSQLAALMVSFFFLVVGAGGIRPCNLAFGADQFNPRTADGRRGIASFFNWYYFTFTIAMMLSATVIIYLQSDVNWALGLAVPAVLMGLSCVLFFMGTRLYVCVRPEGSPFTSFAQVLIAATRKRRLRRSHNTFEFFDPPHQSKLVSKLAYTDQFTCLDKAAMRTTKDVLCSDEKTSANPWRLCTVQQVEEVKCLARIIPVWLSGIVYFVVITQLGTYVVFQAAQTDRRIIKSASFQIPQGSFIVFQMLALTVWIPVYDRVMVPTLFRFTKREGGITLLQRIGIGLVLSVVTMLVSAAVEHRRRRTAMMSCFWLVPQQLLAGLSEAFTAIGLIEFYYRQFPENMRSVAGAFFFLGLGLASFASGLMVIAVHRATSRRDGRPDWLAQDLDEGRVDLFYLVTAAIAAVNLIYFVACSWWYRFKKSDGDVNAGNDVELDESSKIAVNPAPV from the exons ATGCCATATGTCATAG GGAATGAGACGTTCGAGAAGCTTGGCACGCTCGGGACACTATGGAACTTGCTGGTCTACCTGACGACAGTGTACCACATAAAAAGCGTCAACGCCGCCACCATACTcaacttcttctccggcaccagcAACCTCGCCACCATCCTAGGCGCATTCATCAGCGACACCTACCTTGGCCGCTACACCACCCTGGCCGCTGCCACCATCGCATCATTCATCGGCATGGTCCTGCTCACCCTCACTGCCGCGCTCCACTCCCTCCACCCTCCTGCATGCACTTCCGAAGGACAATGTGAGGGTCCCACCCCCTCCCAGCTTGCTGCGCTCATGgtatccttcttcttcctcgttgtcGGCGCTGGCGGCATCCGCCCTTGCAACCTGGCATTCGGGGCCGACCAGTTCAACCCACGTACCGCCGATGGCCGCCGAGGCATCGCCAGCTTCTTCAACTGGTACTACTTCACCTTCACTATTGCCATGATGCTCTCTGCCACCGTCATCATCTACCTCCAGAGCGACGTCAACTGGGCGCTGGGCCTCGCAGTGCCTGCCGTGCTCATGGGCCTTTCCTGCGTTCTCTTCTTCATGGGCACACGCCTCTATGTCTGCGTTCGCCCCGAGGGCAGCCCGTTCACCAGCTTCGCACAGGTCCTCATCGCCGCCACCCGCAAACGCCGCCTCCGGCGATCTCACAATACTTTCGAGTTTTTTGACCCGCCACACCAGAGCAAGCTCGTCTCCAAGTTGGCCTACACCGACCAGTTCACATGCCTTGACAAGGCCGCCATGCGAACCACCAAGGATGTACTTTGCTCTGATGAGAAGACGTCGGCGAACCCGTGGCGGCTATGCACGGTGCAGCAGGTGGAGGAGGTGAAGTGCCTGGCACGCATCATCCCGGTGTGGTTGTCGGGTATTGTCTACTTCGTGGTGATCACCCAGCTAGGCACCTACGTCGTGTTCCAGGCGGCGCAGACTGACCGCCGGATCATCAAGTCTGCCAGCTTCCAGATCCCGCAGGGCTCCTTCATCGTCTTTCAAATGCTTGCCCTCACGGTCTGGATCCCGGTGTATGACCGAGTGATGGTGCCGACACTTTTTCGCTTCACCAAGCGTGAGGGCGGCATCACTTTGCTCCAGCGGATCGGCATCGGGTTGGTGCTCTCCGTGGTGACGATGCTGgtgtcggcagccgtggagcaccgtcggcgccggacGGCTATGATGTCATGCTTTTGGCTAGTACCGCAACAACTGTTGGCCGGACTGTCGGAGGCATTTACCGCCATCGGGCTGATCGAGTTCTACTACCGACAGTTCCCGGAGAACATGCGAAGTGTAGCGGGGGCATTCTTCTTCCTGGGGCTCGGGCTGGCAAGCTTCGCAAGCGGGCTCATGGTGATTGCGGTGCACCGGGCGACGAGCAGACGGGACGGGCGGCCGGACTGGCTGGCGCAGGACCTAGACGAGGGGAGGGTGGACCTATTCTACCTGGTCACGGCTGCCATCGCCGCCGTCAATCTCATCTATTTTGTGGCCTGCTCGTGGTGGTACAGGTTCAAGAAGTCCGACGGTGACGTCAACGCTGGCAATGATGTCGAGCTTGATGAAAGCTCAAAGATTGCCGTGAATCCGGCGCCGGTTTAG